The Nitrospirota bacterium genome window below encodes:
- a CDS encoding response regulator has protein sequence MMKHSTTRKAKGTPLSPPSTPRSLIDQGLLDTLPIGVVQLDRGLQILSVNAEAVRLLGYSADFCATKPIQDIWQQQPGTVGHTIAARIRESLPTRRPIHAARTILAGPSQKSHPVEWSYVFLDTEGSLDGVLTIRDLTHERELQDDYDRLACVAEESPSPIIELDADSNLIYANPAMTQLLQQFGFDAVGFPAVCPRELPRLVQRCLESGQEIRGEEVCLPEASFSWIFCPVPSQQLVRGYAVDMTDVKAAQEALRQSSEHLRDSNRQLDQALKDSQEAAEVKAAFLATVSHELRTPMNGVIGMTGLLMDTEPSEEQQSYIETIRQCGEALLSLINDILEYGKIEAGKLELECIDFNLRTTVEDVLGQFAERAQTKGLEITGLVHAAVPTGLRGDPGRLRQILTNFVGNAIKFTDQGDVTVQAFLEQELTDAVIVRFEVTDSGIGIPPEVQARLFQPFTQADSSTSRKYGGTGLGLAISKQLIEQMGGRVGITSQSGQGSTFWCTAQFLKQTTSPLAIVPSAELTGRRVLIVDDNESNRMILHHLVTGWGMVDDLAQDAASAMNLIEQQAAQGVSYDVAIVDMLMPGKDGLQLAKELKAHPVGSLVRLVILTSLVQRGHAELARQAGFVAYLTKPARHDQLANCLRTVLELPGLVSTGQPAATPTPAPPLITRHTLAETKSLPRVLVAEDNLINQKLTVRMLEKLGYQSDVVENGRDALAALERGGYVAILMDCQMPILDGFGATKLIRQREADAQASTTVDAPTARHIPIMALTANAMQGDRERCLASGMDDYLTKPIRKEELKGALERWIQTSQPSQAMDSGSTPPPNTPAAADAFPMIFDTTTMLRNIGGDRELLDQLIVLFLQRYQSMLENIRIALAGQDQRAVEQAAHLLKGTAGNLCAPEVVLAAGRLEALGRLGTLLDAPIIYTQIEIAVIRLVKVMETRTTSQPDKKISVAEVTP, from the coding sequence ATGATGAAACATTCAACGACGAGGAAGGCTAAGGGAACGCCTCTTTCTCCACCTTCCACGCCTCGCAGCTTAATCGATCAGGGTCTACTGGATACCCTCCCTATCGGGGTCGTCCAGCTCGACCGTGGCCTCCAGATCCTCTCGGTCAACGCCGAAGCCGTTCGGCTCCTGGGATACTCGGCCGATTTCTGTGCCACGAAGCCGATACAGGACATCTGGCAACAGCAACCGGGAACCGTCGGGCATACCATCGCGGCACGCATTCGCGAGTCTCTTCCTACTCGCCGCCCCATCCATGCAGCCCGGACAATACTCGCAGGCCCGTCACAGAAATCACATCCGGTCGAATGGAGCTATGTCTTCCTGGATACAGAAGGGAGTCTCGACGGGGTCTTGACGATACGCGACCTCACTCACGAAAGAGAGCTGCAGGACGATTACGACCGCCTCGCATGCGTGGCAGAAGAAAGCCCCTCTCCCATTATCGAATTAGACGCCGACAGCAATCTCATCTATGCGAATCCTGCGATGACGCAGTTGCTGCAACAATTCGGCTTCGATGCCGTTGGGTTTCCAGCCGTCTGTCCACGTGAACTTCCGCGGCTCGTTCAACGCTGCCTCGAATCGGGACAGGAGATACGCGGAGAAGAGGTCTGCTTGCCAGAGGCAAGTTTCTCGTGGATTTTCTGCCCAGTCCCCTCGCAGCAATTGGTCCGAGGGTATGCCGTCGATATGACCGACGTCAAAGCGGCTCAAGAGGCGCTACGCCAGTCATCCGAACACCTTCGCGACAGCAATCGTCAATTAGATCAAGCACTCAAGGACTCACAGGAAGCTGCCGAAGTGAAGGCCGCGTTCCTGGCGACCGTCAGCCATGAATTGCGGACGCCGATGAACGGCGTGATCGGCATGACCGGGTTGCTGATGGATACGGAGCCTTCGGAAGAGCAACAGTCCTACATCGAAACCATTCGGCAATGCGGCGAAGCCCTTCTGAGCTTGATCAACGACATTCTCGAATACGGCAAAATCGAAGCCGGCAAACTGGAACTGGAATGTATCGACTTCAACCTCCGCACCACCGTGGAAGATGTCCTGGGTCAGTTCGCGGAACGGGCGCAGACGAAGGGTTTGGAAATCACCGGCCTGGTGCATGCGGCCGTCCCGACCGGGCTGCGCGGCGACCCCGGGCGACTTCGCCAGATCCTCACGAACTTCGTCGGGAATGCGATCAAATTTACGGACCAGGGCGACGTGACGGTTCAAGCCTTCCTCGAACAGGAGTTGACCGATGCGGTAATCGTGCGATTCGAAGTCACCGATAGTGGAATCGGCATCCCCCCGGAGGTTCAGGCGCGGCTCTTCCAACCCTTTACCCAAGCCGATAGCTCGACGTCCAGGAAATACGGGGGAACCGGGTTGGGTCTCGCGATTTCGAAACAACTCATCGAGCAAATGGGCGGCCGGGTCGGGATCACCAGTCAATCGGGGCAGGGCAGTACGTTCTGGTGTACGGCGCAGTTCCTTAAACAAACGACGTCTCCCTTGGCCATCGTGCCGTCGGCAGAATTGACCGGACGGCGCGTACTGATCGTCGACGACAATGAATCGAACCGGATGATTCTCCATCACCTGGTGACAGGATGGGGCATGGTCGACGACCTCGCCCAGGATGCCGCCTCTGCGATGAACTTGATTGAACAGCAGGCGGCACAAGGCGTCTCGTACGATGTGGCCATCGTCGACATGTTGATGCCGGGCAAGGATGGACTCCAACTCGCCAAAGAACTGAAGGCGCATCCCGTTGGATCACTTGTCCGTCTCGTGATCCTCACGTCACTCGTTCAGCGAGGGCATGCGGAATTGGCCCGCCAGGCCGGGTTCGTCGCCTATCTCACGAAACCAGCCCGCCACGATCAACTCGCGAACTGTTTGAGAACCGTCTTGGAATTACCGGGTCTTGTCAGTACAGGACAGCCGGCGGCGACGCCGACACCTGCACCGCCACTGATCACGCGGCATACGCTTGCAGAAACCAAGTCGCTGCCCCGAGTCCTGGTGGCCGAAGATAATCTTATCAATCAAAAACTGACCGTCCGTATGTTAGAAAAACTCGGCTACCAATCGGACGTCGTCGAAAATGGTCGTGACGCATTGGCGGCATTAGAGCGAGGCGGCTATGTCGCGATCCTGATGGACTGTCAGATGCCGATCCTCGATGGATTCGGCGCGACCAAACTCATTCGTCAACGCGAAGCCGACGCTCAGGCATCGACGACGGTCGACGCCCCTACGGCACGCCATATTCCGATCATGGCGTTGACGGCCAACGCTATGCAAGGAGATCGCGAGCGCTGTCTCGCGTCCGGCATGGACGATTACTTGACGAAGCCCATTCGGAAAGAAGAACTCAAGGGTGCGCTTGAGCGGTGGATTCAGACATCACAACCTTCACAGGCCATGGACAGCGGCAGTACGCCTCCTCCCAATACACCAGCTGCCGCTGACGCGTTTCCGATGATTTTCGATACCACCACGATGTTACGCAACATCGGCGGCGATCGTGAATTATTGGACCAGCTGATCGTCTTATTTCTTCAACGCTACCAATCCATGCTGGAGAACATCCGCATCGCCTTGGCCGGCCAGGACCAACGGGCCGTCGAACAGGCTGCACACCTCTTGAAAGGCACGGCCGGGAACCTCTGTGCACCGGAGGTTGTCTTGGCTGCCGGTCGATTGGAAGCGCTCGGACGGCTCGGCACGCTACTCGATGCCCCCATCATCTATACCCAGATTGAGATTGCAGTGATTCGCCTTGTTAAAGTCATGGAAACACGAACCACGTCGCAACCGGACAAGAAAATTTCGGTGGCAGAAGTAACCCCGTGA
- a CDS encoding DUF3391 domain-containing protein, with amino-acid sequence MKSVKTITIDQLKPGMFIVGMDQPWYRTPFLIHKRLIRHTGDIQLLRQCGVRELKIDPSQGLDLEPLPPGEIPPSPDIQEQTDVHAASAKGTTSTETVQPNHAAHSTDRLHPSDSAQNTPPSTTEKKIADHTPGVTNSPSQPTKAQQTPGNQEASLSSNAEQSTASSQSSPAGTSAPSSEETAPLAPVTEGNAAQARSPDQQEELPPGQAALQAAEAHKTYTEAIISMERMFEELEAGIVPRPATLRLVVSNVLARVLDNSAGMLSLLFLQKMKRFDRTLASHALDVCTLALIVAQSYGIPEGEMDALGAGALLHDIGYIRLPRNLYRKSHDLTEQERTVMQQHPALGQAILREAKEDREAVVRIVVEHHEFHNGNGFPHKLQGDSLSPLAQLVGLVDTYDGMVSRRGGRPAMLPHDAIRQLFRLGDTGQYAKEMIQAMIGSLGVYPIGSLVQLNTTEQAVVVGMNPTQRLKPVIKVIMGAQGESYLTPIRVDLGVQAVGTSARTITKVLDPVQERVNVALFLESVEPEAA; translated from the coding sequence ATGAAATCAGTGAAAACGATTACGATCGACCAACTCAAACCTGGCATGTTTATCGTCGGGATGGACCAGCCCTGGTATCGGACCCCCTTCCTTATTCATAAACGTCTCATCCGCCATACCGGAGATATCCAGCTGCTCAGACAATGCGGAGTCCGAGAGCTGAAGATCGACCCAAGCCAGGGTCTCGATCTGGAGCCTCTACCCCCTGGAGAGATACCTCCGTCACCCGACATACAGGAGCAAACAGACGTCCATGCAGCATCCGCAAAGGGCACAACATCGACGGAGACAGTTCAACCGAACCATGCAGCCCACTCTACGGATCGGCTACATCCCTCTGATTCAGCGCAAAATACGCCACCCTCTACGACCGAGAAAAAAATCGCTGATCACACACCCGGGGTCACAAACAGCCCATCACAGCCGACGAAAGCACAGCAGACACCTGGTAATCAGGAGGCCTCGCTCTCCTCGAACGCCGAGCAATCAACCGCCTCCTCTCAGTCAAGCCCTGCGGGAACGTCTGCGCCATCATCAGAGGAAACTGCACCGCTCGCGCCTGTCACCGAAGGGAACGCTGCTCAAGCACGCTCCCCTGACCAACAGGAAGAACTGCCTCCAGGGCAGGCCGCCTTGCAAGCTGCGGAGGCACACAAGACCTACACCGAAGCCATCATCTCGATGGAACGCATGTTTGAAGAGTTGGAAGCAGGTATCGTCCCTCGCCCAGCTACCTTGCGACTGGTCGTCTCGAATGTGCTCGCACGGGTCCTGGATAACAGCGCCGGGATGCTCAGTCTGCTCTTTCTCCAGAAAATGAAACGATTCGATCGCACGTTGGCGTCGCATGCCCTCGATGTCTGCACCCTGGCCCTCATCGTCGCGCAATCCTATGGAATACCGGAGGGAGAAATGGACGCGCTCGGCGCCGGCGCGTTACTCCACGACATCGGCTATATTCGGCTACCCCGAAACCTGTACCGGAAAAGCCACGACCTCACAGAACAGGAGCGGACGGTGATGCAACAACATCCTGCACTGGGACAGGCGATCTTACGAGAGGCGAAAGAAGACCGGGAAGCGGTCGTCCGAATTGTTGTGGAACATCATGAATTCCACAATGGGAACGGGTTCCCGCACAAACTCCAGGGAGATTCCCTCTCCCCGTTGGCCCAACTCGTTGGCCTGGTGGACACCTATGACGGCATGGTGAGTCGCCGTGGAGGACGCCCGGCCATGTTGCCGCATGATGCCATCCGACAGCTGTTTCGTCTTGGGGATACAGGACAATATGCCAAGGAGATGATCCAAGCCATGATCGGCAGTCTGGGCGTCTACCCGATCGGCAGCCTAGTCCAGTTGAACACGACAGAACAGGCGGTGGTCGTGGGGATGAATCCCACACAGCGGCTCAAGCCGGTCATTAAAGTGATCATGGGAGCGCAGGGCGAATCCTATCTCACACCGATTCGAGTCGATCTTGGAGTCCAGGCAGTTGGGACTTCAGCGCGAACCATCACGAAGGTACTGGACCCTGTTCAGGAACGAGTGAATGTGGCCCTGTTTCTTGAGAGCGTTGAACCGGAGGCGGCATGA
- a CDS encoding HD-GYP domain-containing protein: MTMRKRISIDQLKIGMKVEKLDRSWLATPFLRRRFTITSSDQIAKLHASGVQQLDVETDDAGPEPGSIAPAMEAEAEIMPPIAPHPEPEPSTIPFDEELPAAKQAYSAAKIIIQQSMDDVRMGRALNMEAVSDVVGSMADSILRSPDALTSLSRVKQFDEYTFFHSVNTSILALSVGRHLGYAREPLMQLGTGMLLHDIGKTQIPLEILNKPGRYEADEFEIMKHHVLRGAEILSNTTGLTDVFLNPTLEHHERVDGTGYPHRRVKIDLSQFGLIAAIVDIYDAVTSDRCYHKGKTPHDTLQLLYQLGTKGHVDGALVQQFVQVVGVYPVGSCVSLSTGETAIVKQINHHDPLQPVVLLVTDEAGHRRSSALDLDLSAQTRQPKRTIALILDPSTVGIDPRHYLDKETT; this comes from the coding sequence ATGACTATGCGAAAACGGATATCGATCGATCAGCTCAAAATCGGCATGAAGGTCGAGAAACTCGACCGTTCCTGGCTGGCAACGCCGTTCTTGCGCCGTCGGTTCACGATCACGTCCTCGGACCAAATTGCCAAACTGCATGCAAGTGGCGTCCAGCAACTCGATGTCGAGACGGACGATGCCGGCCCAGAGCCTGGTTCGATTGCCCCAGCGATGGAAGCGGAGGCTGAAATTATGCCGCCGATCGCGCCTCATCCGGAGCCAGAACCATCGACCATCCCATTCGACGAGGAGCTCCCAGCCGCCAAACAGGCCTACAGCGCGGCGAAAATCATCATCCAGCAGTCGATGGACGATGTCAGGATGGGCCGCGCATTGAATATGGAGGCGGTCAGTGATGTGGTCGGGAGTATGGCGGACAGTATCTTACGCAGCCCTGATGCCCTCACCAGTTTGAGTCGCGTCAAACAGTTTGATGAATACACCTTCTTTCATTCCGTCAACACCTCCATCCTGGCCTTGTCGGTAGGACGGCATCTCGGATATGCGCGCGAGCCATTGATGCAGTTGGGGACCGGTATGCTCTTGCACGACATCGGGAAAACGCAGATCCCGCTCGAGATATTGAACAAGCCGGGGCGTTACGAGGCAGACGAGTTCGAGATCATGAAGCATCACGTCCTGCGCGGGGCGGAGATCCTGTCGAATACCACCGGTCTTACCGACGTCTTTCTCAATCCCACCCTGGAGCACCATGAGCGTGTGGACGGGACCGGGTATCCTCACCGGCGGGTCAAAATAGATCTCAGCCAATTCGGCCTCATTGCCGCGATCGTGGACATCTACGATGCCGTGACGAGCGATCGCTGCTATCACAAAGGGAAAACGCCGCACGATACGCTGCAACTGCTCTATCAATTGGGGACGAAGGGCCATGTCGATGGCGCGCTGGTTCAGCAGTTCGTCCAGGTTGTGGGGGTCTATCCCGTCGGATCCTGCGTCTCGCTCAGCACAGGCGAAACGGCGATCGTGAAGCAAATCAATCACCACGATCCCCTTCAACCGGTCGTCTTGTTGGTCACGGATGAAGCCGGACACCGGCGATCTTCTGCTCTCGACCTCGACCTGTCCGCGCAGACTCGCCAACCGAAGCGGACGATCGCGTTGATCCTCGATCCATCCACAGTGGGGATCGATCCCCGCCATTATCTTGACAAGGAAACGACATGA
- a CDS encoding flagellar brake protein produces the protein MTEPEYAPSRSSILMVGLPLQLVIGSDQGKVNCGSTLLGWKERAWLICEWPFHFGQAVPCEPGTRCLVRYLVDGKLIGYESEVRTTQTSPVPLLYLAFPQTVEEIHLRKSVRVPSNEPLLLVRVDGGGMVYADSTGNPTMGGLVQDLSVSGCRVVFQQPHPNLQQGSSVQLEFELIGIGHVSDLSGVIKNVTEQGDTKSIGIEFRFDGKECIEYRGWGGTVKKAIEYAVLQKDHMLGVPPGPVTFEST, from the coding sequence ATGACGGAACCGGAATATGCCCCCTCACGTTCGTCGATCCTCATGGTCGGATTACCACTCCAACTGGTGATCGGGTCCGATCAGGGAAAAGTCAACTGCGGATCCACATTGCTGGGCTGGAAAGAGCGAGCCTGGCTGATTTGCGAATGGCCGTTTCATTTCGGGCAAGCCGTTCCCTGCGAACCGGGCACCCGGTGTCTCGTGCGATATCTGGTCGATGGCAAGCTCATCGGCTACGAAAGCGAGGTGCGCACCACCCAGACTTCTCCAGTTCCACTTCTGTATCTTGCGTTCCCTCAAACCGTGGAGGAGATCCACCTTCGTAAGTCTGTGCGCGTACCCAGTAACGAGCCGCTCCTCCTAGTCCGTGTGGATGGTGGGGGAATGGTCTATGCCGATTCGACCGGGAACCCGACGATGGGCGGCCTCGTACAGGACCTCAGCGTGTCGGGCTGTCGAGTGGTCTTTCAGCAGCCGCATCCCAACTTGCAGCAGGGTTCCAGCGTCCAGCTTGAATTCGAGTTAATCGGCATCGGACATGTGAGTGATCTCAGCGGCGTGATTAAGAATGTGACTGAACAGGGGGATACCAAGTCCATCGGTATCGAGTTTCGTTTCGATGGGAAGGAATGTATCGAGTATCGCGGATGGGGAGGAACTGTGAAAAAAGCCATCGAGTATGCAGTGCTGCAAAAGGATCATATGCTCGGTGTGCCGCCGGGCCCAGTAACTTTTGAGTCGACCTAA
- a CDS encoding Gfo/Idh/MocA family oxidoreductase, with the protein MLRSKRLLTDCEPRSYRAGVIGLGQIGNLFDEDPKRKEIWSHTGAYLALPDVVLAAGADSDAGRRNSFLKRSAGAKAYRAYRDMVRAERLDVVSVCTPTALHHEMVLAAVDAGVRAVFCEKPLAATPEQAAEMVEVCQSAGVLLAVNHTRRWEPIYVQAKQLVEEGAIGRIEAIVGYYPGKVFTMGTHLFDLMRFFGGDVQWVCGQSPSATIASDEEGSLSGQLQFCSGATGSIISGWDRTNHVFELDLVGSAGRLRLSGDGAAMDLWRFRESPRYSGYRELAKDDEIGRIRQGSHPLVSRLVTAMRDVIDCIGNGKRPACSGPDGLAAVDIACALRESVAQGNSRVELPLVSSVSTCRT; encoded by the coding sequence TTGTTACGCTCTAAGAGGCTCCTCACAGATTGCGAACCACGGTCCTATCGGGCAGGGGTTATCGGATTGGGCCAGATCGGCAATCTGTTCGATGAGGATCCCAAGCGCAAGGAGATCTGGAGTCATACGGGCGCGTACCTAGCGCTGCCGGATGTGGTGCTGGCGGCAGGCGCCGACTCGGATGCCGGGAGGCGGAACAGCTTCCTCAAACGGAGTGCAGGCGCCAAGGCCTATCGTGCCTATCGGGATATGGTCAGAGCGGAGCGCCTGGATGTTGTGAGCGTCTGTACCCCGACTGCGCTGCATCATGAAATGGTCCTCGCTGCGGTGGATGCCGGTGTCCGCGCGGTCTTTTGTGAGAAGCCCTTGGCGGCGACGCCGGAACAAGCTGCGGAGATGGTCGAGGTCTGCCAATCCGCTGGGGTCTTGTTGGCCGTCAACCATACGAGGCGGTGGGAGCCGATCTATGTGCAAGCGAAACAGCTGGTGGAGGAGGGCGCGATCGGTCGCATCGAAGCGATCGTCGGCTACTACCCGGGAAAAGTCTTCACGATGGGCACACACCTCTTCGATCTCATGCGGTTTTTCGGTGGGGACGTCCAGTGGGTCTGTGGCCAGTCGCCGAGCGCGACCATTGCGTCGGACGAAGAGGGGAGCCTGTCCGGACAACTGCAGTTTTGCTCTGGCGCCACTGGTTCCATCATTTCCGGTTGGGACCGGACCAACCATGTATTTGAACTGGATCTTGTCGGCAGCGCTGGACGATTGCGCCTGTCCGGAGACGGAGCGGCGATGGATCTTTGGCGATTCAGGGAGAGTCCTCGATATTCCGGTTATCGAGAGCTTGCGAAGGACGACGAGATCGGGCGGATTAGACAGGGGAGCCACCCTCTCGTGAGCCGGCTTGTGACCGCGATGCGCGACGTCATTGACTGTATCGGCAACGGGAAACGACCGGCATGCAGCGGGCCGGACGGCCTTGCGGCAGTGGATATTGCCTGCGCGCTCCGCGAGTCGGTGGCGCAGGGCAACAGCCGCGTGGAATTGCCTCTCGTGAGCTCAGTATCGACCTGTCGAACGTAA
- a CDS encoding DegT/DnrJ/EryC1/StrS family aminotransferase: MKSTATASKLAILGGTPVRNKPFPPYPTIGDEEKKAVMEVMDSGHLSSFSASRQGFLGGERVQAFEAAFAAYHAMTFGVAFNSATSGLHAAVAACGAGPGDEVIVPPYTFTATATAVLHHNAIPVFADVDPVTFCMDPRSFEAAITPRTKAVIPVHLLGHPAEMDQIMAIARKHKLKVIEDCAQAPGAKYKGRLVGTMGDCAVFSFQESKNMMTGEGGMLITNDPELAEQSRMVRNHGETVIAGEARKYLAQTIGWNYRMTEIEAAIGLVQLKKLDGLNDHRRILSRYLLDRLPSVPGLRYPVEPSQTHHVYHVFGMTYDERRVGIPRQRFIQALVAEGIPAGSGYPRPLYHNPLFQERMAYGKQGCPFTCHLYQGTVSYAKGLCPVAEDLCAQSALWTFVVRPPATTADMDDIIHAFEKVVESIPELKEQSHETTI; encoded by the coding sequence GTGAAGAGTACAGCCACAGCCAGCAAGTTAGCGATCCTGGGAGGGACGCCGGTCCGCAACAAGCCCTTTCCTCCATACCCCACCATCGGGGATGAAGAAAAAAAAGCGGTGATGGAGGTCATGGATTCTGGACACCTGTCGAGTTTCTCTGCCAGCCGGCAGGGATTCTTGGGCGGTGAACGGGTGCAAGCCTTCGAGGCGGCCTTCGCGGCCTATCATGCGATGACATTCGGCGTCGCCTTCAACTCGGCGACATCCGGTCTGCATGCCGCCGTGGCTGCCTGCGGAGCCGGCCCAGGCGACGAAGTCATCGTCCCTCCCTACACCTTTACGGCCACCGCCACAGCCGTGTTGCACCACAATGCCATTCCCGTTTTTGCCGACGTCGATCCGGTTACGTTTTGCATGGACCCCCGCTCGTTCGAAGCGGCGATCACGCCGCGCACGAAAGCCGTCATTCCCGTGCATCTGCTCGGCCATCCGGCGGAGATGGACCAGATCATGGCGATCGCGCGCAAGCACAAGCTGAAAGTGATCGAGGATTGTGCGCAGGCGCCAGGGGCGAAGTACAAGGGCCGCCTGGTCGGGACCATGGGGGATTGCGCCGTGTTCAGCTTCCAGGAAAGCAAGAACATGATGACCGGCGAAGGCGGAATGCTCATCACGAACGATCCTGAATTGGCCGAACAGTCGCGCATGGTACGGAACCATGGAGAGACCGTGATTGCCGGGGAGGCCCGCAAATATCTGGCGCAGACGATCGGTTGGAATTATCGGATGACTGAAATCGAGGCGGCGATCGGGCTGGTTCAGTTGAAGAAGCTGGATGGCCTGAACGACCATCGGCGGATTTTGTCCCGCTATCTGCTCGATCGGCTTCCGTCTGTGCCGGGCCTCCGGTATCCGGTCGAACCGTCGCAGACCCATCACGTCTATCACGTGTTCGGCATGACCTACGATGAGAGGCGGGTCGGCATTCCCCGGCAACGGTTTATTCAGGCGCTCGTGGCCGAAGGCATTCCTGCCGGGTCCGGTTATCCCAGGCCGCTCTATCACAATCCGTTGTTCCAAGAGCGGATGGCCTATGGCAAACAGGGCTGCCCCTTCACCTGCCATCTCTATCAAGGGACCGTGTCCTATGCCAAGGGGCTCTGTCCCGTCGCCGAAGACCTCTGTGCTCAATCGGCGCTCTGGACCTTCGTCGTTCGTCCTCCCGCGACGACCGCGGACATGGACGATATCATCCATGCGTTTGAGAAAGTGGTCGAATCCATTCCCGAACTGAAGGAGCAGAGTCATGAAACGACGATCTAG
- a CDS encoding acylneuraminate cytidylyltransferase family protein, whose amino-acid sequence MKRRSSESQGVIGVIHARGGSKRIPLKNIKMLAGRPLISYMVEAAVESRLLDRVIVSTDHPEIARIAREYGAEVPFMRPADLSEDVASELVTQHAVQFVEAQGYQVQIALTMQPTTPFCTSEDIDACIAKMLETDLDTVLTVCEVHERPEWMYRLNGVLAVPFTGTLVQGDAGISQKLPKLYIPNGAVWATRRSVLMEQNLITGPHSGMVIMSRERSVDIDEPVDFVTAEAMANELMKVRA is encoded by the coding sequence ATGAAACGACGATCTAGCGAATCACAGGGAGTGATCGGTGTCATCCATGCGCGAGGAGGGTCCAAGCGTATTCCCCTGAAGAACATCAAGATGCTTGCCGGGCGGCCGCTGATTTCCTACATGGTGGAGGCCGCGGTCGAGAGCCGTTTGCTCGATCGTGTGATCGTCTCGACGGACCATCCGGAGATTGCGCGGATCGCGCGCGAGTATGGGGCGGAGGTCCCATTCATGCGGCCCGCCGATTTGTCGGAAGACGTGGCCTCCGAACTGGTGACGCAGCATGCCGTGCAGTTTGTCGAGGCGCAGGGCTACCAGGTCCAGATCGCCTTGACGATGCAGCCGACCACGCCGTTCTGCACGAGCGAGGATATCGACGCCTGTATCGCCAAGATGCTGGAGACGGATTTGGACACGGTGTTGACGGTCTGCGAGGTGCATGAACGGCCTGAATGGATGTACCGCCTCAACGGGGTACTGGCCGTGCCATTCACCGGCACTCTGGTCCAGGGCGACGCCGGGATCAGTCAAAAACTCCCGAAGCTCTATATTCCGAATGGAGCGGTCTGGGCGACGAGACGGTCGGTCTTGATGGAGCAGAATCTGATTACCGGGCCCCATAGCGGGATGGTGATCATGTCGCGGGAGCGGTCGGTCGATATCGATGAACCGGTGGATTTTGTGACAGCAGAAGCAATGGCAAACGAACTGATGAAAGTGAGGGCCTAA
- a CDS encoding DUF115 domain-containing protein, whose product MKSSLDRTCMDLVAQATFQKTAEIGFAHAKQNLPYMKQTVLDLPRTSPEKGTSAISMAAGPSLHRRETIQKIKQLNYRGTLVVADGAMGHCLRNGVIPDYVVCVDPHPTWIIRWFGDPDLAKRADDDYFRRQDLDPALNTKERERNDELIRLVNEHGHKIKVIMATCVAPNVVARCREAGMPLYWWNPICDDYDAPNSHTRRLYDLTGMPCMVTGGNGGASAWIFANAILEKSPVAFVGMDLGYAPGTPLSKTQYYHELIKFYPEDRLSEAYIEIHNPYLNETWYTDPTYYWYRQCFLDVVKQSGWTAYNCTEGGTLIGEGIEWMALDQFIKEQQGSCQLSAVS is encoded by the coding sequence ATGAAAAGTAGTCTGGATCGAACCTGCATGGACCTGGTCGCCCAAGCGACGTTTCAGAAGACGGCAGAGATCGGCTTTGCCCATGCGAAGCAGAATCTGCCCTATATGAAACAGACGGTTCTGGATTTACCGCGGACCAGTCCTGAGAAGGGCACCTCGGCGATCAGTATGGCGGCAGGACCGAGCCTGCATCGGCGCGAGACCATCCAGAAGATCAAGCAACTCAACTACCGCGGCACGCTGGTTGTCGCCGATGGGGCGATGGGCCATTGTCTCCGAAACGGAGTGATTCCCGATTATGTCGTCTGCGTCGACCCGCACCCGACCTGGATCATCCGTTGGTTCGGAGATCCGGATCTGGCCAAGCGGGCGGACGACGATTATTTCCGCCGGCAGGATCTGGATCCCGCGCTGAACACGAAAGAGCGGGAGCGTAACGATGAATTGATCCGGCTGGTCAATGAGCATGGACATAAGATCAAGGTCATCATGGCGACCTGTGTGGCGCCGAATGTGGTGGCCCGCTGCCGCGAAGCCGGTATGCCGCTCTATTGGTGGAATCCGATCTGCGACGACTACGATGCGCCGAACAGCCATACCAGGCGTCTCTATGATTTGACCGGCATGCCCTGCATGGTGACCGGTGGCAACGGCGGGGCCTCTGCCTGGATTTTCGCCAACGCCATTTTAGAGAAGTCGCCCGTGGCCTTCGTCGGCATGGATCTCGGCTATGCCCCCGGTACGCCGCTGTCCAAGACCCAGTACTACCATGAGTTGATCAAGTTCTATCCTGAAGATCGCCTGAGCGAAGCCTACATCGAGATCCATAATCCGTATCTCAACGAAACCTGGTACACCGACCCGACCTACTACTGGTATCGGCAATGCTTTCTGGATGTGGTGAAGCAATCTGGTTGGACTGCCTATAACTGTACGGAAGGCGGCACGTTGATCGGCGAAGGCATCGAATGGATGGCGCTGGATCAGTTCATCAAGGAACAGCAGGGAAGCTGTCAGCTATCCGCCGTCAGCTAA